GTTGCTTTACAATTATGTTGTTCTTTAATGATCAGTTCTTTAAGGGTAAATCCAGCTTCCTCAAAAATTTTCATGACTTCGAAAGCCATGGGGATCATGTGTCCCTTTTTGCGCGTATCGCCCATGAGGAGGCAACAAAATTTTTCTGTTTTTAAAACTCTATAACATTCTGCTGCCACCTTTTTCATCTCATCCATGAACGCTTTGCCACTCAAACAGGAGAGATCTTGAGCTGGATCGCCGCCATATTGAATGATGTCGGCATACGGTGGATGGGTACAGATAAGGTCGATGCTGCGATCCTCCAAAAAATCCAGATTTCGTGCGTCCCCCTTTCGGATGACTACACTTCCCATCTCTCTATCACGTTCAAAGTCAACTTTTTCCCTACAACGTGCCAGTGCGGCATCGTTAATATCTACTCCTATTATATTTCTGTTAAGCAATTTTGCTTCGACGAGGGTAGTTCCACCACCAGAAAATTGGTCAAGAACCCAATCATTTTCTTTTGAGTACCTAAGGAGGATGTTGCGCGGAATATATGGGGACCAGTTTCCCCGCCATTTTGCGTCATGTGTGGCCCAATTTCCTCGCTTTGGAAAAGACCAATGTGTTGTTGCCTCCAGCTCAAAATTTTCTGGTTCCCATTTGCGTATGGGGTGAGCCATTATATCATCACCTTTTTGATAATATTATTTTCTAAATCTGTTATATTGTAGATATGAGGCATCACGTCAAATGTTTCTTCAAGATTGTTTTTGGCACTCTGCCATCCTTTGCCGTCAGTAAACCAGATAAAAGTGAAACCATTAATCAAGTTGGCTTCCAAAGCCAAGGTTTTATAGCTTCTGGCAGTTTCATTGAGCTTGCTGCCGCCACTCCCATAAAAATTAGTTTCAATTCCGTAAATCATGTTATCCGTTTTGACGACGAAATCGAATCGTTTTTCCATTTTACCTGAGTTTGATATTGCTGTAAGATCTATATTCCATTTATCTGTTATTTGATGAATATACATTTCTTTAAAGTAATTTAGCCCTTTGGTAAATCCCGCTTTTGCAATAAAGCCCTCCACTAAATCTTCCATAAGGTGGCCGCCACGATTCTTACGGCCATTTGAATCCAGGCCAGTCTCGACGCCTGTGGCATAATCCACTAAATTGTTTACTATATGATGTTCCAGCAAATTAAATAATCCTGTCTTTTTCATAAAATTAGCATACATTTCGACAGGTAGGCACCTAAAGTTATGAAGATGCTTAATATCAAAGTTGAATAAATGTCCACCTTCCTTATCCTGACAGTATATTTCATTTGTCCTTACCGCTAAGAGAAGGGGAACACACTTTAGCGTCTCAGGATATTTCAAAATCAGTTTTTCAAAGTCCTTTTCGATATTTTTTGAACCAATGAGAGAATTAAGAATATTTAGTTCAACTTTTACCTGATCAACATTTGCGTAGACTTTTTCAAAGTCGATATAATACCCATAATCTGCAATACTGTTTCGAAAATCAGAAAACCATGCGTTAAAATCTCGTTCGTGCATCTACCTTCTCCTTTTTGATAAAGTTAGCATAAAAAATATTTTAGCCATCTCTTCCGAAAATATAAAAGAACAGAAGGAGAGAAATTTATTGTAAAAAGTAAAACTCATGCAAAATTTGAAATTAATAATTCTTTGATTTTCCCCCGCGAATTTCGATTAGAGTTAATCATTCGGTTGGCAGCTACACGCTTAATGGAATATGCCGAATACATTTTATCAAAAAAATTATCTTTTTTATCTATATTCTTCGGATCAGAATTACTAATGACGATTTTTGCACCTTTTTGATGCAAATTATTTACAAAATTTGCAAGGTTCTGTTGTTCTGTATCATTAAATGAAGCATATGTATAGCCTGTAAAATTTGATGTAGCGTTCAGAGGTCGATAAGGAGGGTCAAAGTAGACAAAGGTTTTATCGTCTATAAATTCAGCAGACCTCTTGTAATCTTGGCACATAATGGTTACATTTTGCAATTTTTCTGATACAATCCGAAGGTTATCTTCATCACAAATGAGAGGAGATTTATAATCCCCAAATGGAACATTGAATATACCTTTTTTATTCACACGGAATAACCCATTAAAACATGTCTTATTGAGAAAAATCATCAATGCTGATTTTTCTATGTTTTGTGATGAGGATCCGATTTTTATTTCATTAAAATAATTTCTTTTTTGTATAAAAAACTCTTTCCGATCAGGTTGGTTCAGAGTGAGAAATTGTTTTTCAATTAGATGGAGTTTAGCTATCAAATTTTCTACGTTATCCCGGATTACACAATATGTATTAATAAGTTCAGAATTAATATCACTAACATAAACTTCTTCTAACTTATATTTGTTTAAAATATCAAATAATACGGCGCCCCCTCCAACAAAAGGTTCTGCGTATTTTTTTATATTATTTTGTTCAAAAGGATAATAGTGTGCGATTTCGTTGAGAAGTTGTCCCTTGCCTCCAGCCCATTTTAAGAAGGGTTTTGCCTTTCGGCCACCTTTATCCTGGGAGACGAAATTTTTTGATGGTTTCAGGATGTCGTTGTACATAGGCTGCGGTTCCTGTGCTGGACTGAAATAGGTCGCGTGTGTCACATGGGATGCCGAGCGCAAGCCATTCTGCAAGGCTAGGTAAGCCAAGCTTCCGTGTCACTGCGTGGTCTTTTCATTTGTGTCTTGCGCTCCCTACCAGTCCAGCGTGGCCTTGAAGGCCCGGGCGAGGTCGTCCACCTTTTCTGCAAGCACCGTGCTGTCGCCGCTTTTCAGGGTGAGCGCGCCCGTGCCCGTCACCGTGCCGATGCGGCGGCAGACCTGCCACATGCCGAGCGCGTCCAGGAGCGGCGCGAGGTCGGGGCGCACGCTCACCACAAGGCGGCTCGCGCTCTCGCTGTAGAGCAGCTCGAAGCGGCTCATGGGCTCGAGGGCCGGCACGGCGTCGAGGTCGATGTCCGCGCCGAGGCGGCCGCCGATGCACATTTCGGCAAGCGCCACGGCGAGGCCGCCGTCAGAGCAGTCATGGCAGGCCGAGAGCGCGCGCTGGCCCATAAGCGCGTGGAGGCCGCGGTAGCGGGCAAGGGCGCTCGCCGCGTCCACCCGGGGCACGAGGCCGCCGGAAAGGCCGAGCTCCGAAGCCGCCTCGCTCCCCGCCATCTCCCGCCAGGTGCCACCGAGCAGGTAGATGAAGTCGCCCTCGCGCTTGAAGTCCGAGGTCTGCGCGGCCGTGACATTTCGGATGACGCCGATGACCGAGAAGAGCACCGTGGGCGGGATGGAGATGCGCTCGCCGCCGCCGAGGTAGTCGTTCTTCATGGAGTCCTTGCCGGAGATACAGGGCAGCCCGAACGCCAGCGAGAACTGGCGCAGGGCCCAACAGGCGCGCACGAGCTGGGCGAGCTTGTAGCGGCCCTCGGCATTGGCCTCGGTCCACACCGGGTCGCACCAGCAGAAGTTGTCCACGCCGGCGAGCGCGTCCGGGTCGCCGCCCACGGCCACAGCGTTGCGGATGGCCTCGTCCATGGCGTTGGCCATCATCCAATAGGTGTCATAGTCGCTGAACTTGGGGCAGATGCCGTGGCTGAGCACGAGGCCCGCGTCCGACTCCAGCAGCGGCCGCAGCACGGCCGCGTCGCCCGGGCCGTCGCGCAGCGCGCCCACCAGGGGCTTGATGACGCTGCCGCCGCGCACCTCGTGGTCATACTGGCGGATGATGTATTCCTTGGAGCAGATATTGAGGCGCCCAAGCATCTTCCTGAGGAAGGCGCCCTCGTCGCCCCCCGCGCCCTCCATGCGGATGTCGGGGAAGGCCGGGCGCTTCCACACGGCCTCGAGGTGCAGCTGCGGCACGCCGTCATGGAGAAAGGCCATGTCGAGCAGGGCCACGGTGCGGCCCGCATAGCGCACCTCGAACACGCCCGACTCGGTGAACTCCCCGAGCGCCGTGGCCTCCACGTCCATGCGCTTCGCAAGTTCGAGAAATTCGTCGAGCTTCGCCGGCGGCACGGCCACGGTCATGCGCTCCTGCGCCTCGGAGAGCAGCACCTCCCACGGGAGCAGCCCGTCATACTTGAGCGGCGCGCGGTCGATGTGCAGCACGCAGCCGCCCGTGTCCTCGGCCATCTCGCCCACCGAGGAGGAGAGCCCGCCCGCGCCGTTGTCCGTGATGGCGTTGTAGAGCCCCTTGTCGCGCGCCTTGAGCAGGAAGTCGTACATCTTGCGCTG
This window of the Desulfovibrio sp. ZJ209 genome carries:
- a CDS encoding DNA adenine methylase, producing MYNDILKPSKNFVSQDKGGRKAKPFLKWAGGKGQLLNEIAHYYPFEQNNIKKYAEPFVGGGAVLFDILNKYKLEEVYVSDINSELINTYCVIRDNVENLIAKLHLIEKQFLTLNQPDRKEFFIQKRNYFNEIKIGSSSQNIEKSALMIFLNKTCFNGLFRVNKKGIFNVPFGDYKSPLICDEDNLRIVSEKLQNVTIMCQDYKRSAEFIDDKTFVYFDPPYRPLNATSNFTGYTYASFNDTEQQNLANFVNNLHQKGAKIVISNSDPKNIDKKDNFFDKMYSAYSIKRVAANRMINSNRNSRGKIKELLISNFA
- a CDS encoding DNA methyltransferase, which gives rise to MAHPIRKWEPENFELEATTHWSFPKRGNWATHDAKWRGNWSPYIPRNILLRYSKENDWVLDQFSGGGTTLVEAKLLNRNIIGVDINDAALARCREKVDFERDREMGSVVIRKGDARNLDFLEDRSIDLICTHPPYADIIQYGGDPAQDLSCLSGKAFMDEMKKVAAECYRVLKTEKFCCLLMGDTRKKGHMIPMAFEVMKIFEEAGFTLKELIIKEQHNCKATGYWKTNSIKYNFLLIAHEYLFVFRK
- a CDS encoding type II restriction endonuclease gives rise to the protein MHERDFNAWFSDFRNSIADYGYYIDFEKVYANVDQVKVELNILNSLIGSKNIEKDFEKLILKYPETLKCVPLLLAVRTNEIYCQDKEGGHLFNFDIKHLHNFRCLPVEMYANFMKKTGLFNLLEHHIVNNLVDYATGVETGLDSNGRKNRGGHLMEDLVEGFIAKAGFTKGLNYFKEMYIHQITDKWNIDLTAISNSGKMEKRFDFVVKTDNMIYGIETNFYGSGGSKLNETARSYKTLALEANLINGFTFIWFTDGKGWQSAKNNLEETFDVMPHIYNITDLENNIIKKVMI
- a CDS encoding AIR synthase-related protein, whose amino-acid sequence is MLYRLEAGPKPGLEDVQGRKVAERIRAALGLAVGQVRLVKVFTADGLTEAQACRLLEDAVWHDPILQRAALGTLPPLAPLPDWYIEVGFRPGVTDNEGRTARDTAAMVLGIPRESLAVYTALQYRIRNDAASPLDREQVETIARDLLCNTLIQRFRIKSAAEWAKEPDFPPQAARVTGEARADVAVVPLSTMSDAELLAASRANTWALNLDELHAIRDHFTRPDIAGARAEAGLPADPTDVEMEALAQTWSEHCKHKIFASAIDYTDEDTGRHERVDNLYKTCIRDATAILRERLGDRDYCKSVFKDNAGVIAFINGYDACIKVETHNSPSALDPYGGALTGIVGVNRDPMGTGMGAELICNTDVFCFASPFYAKELPPRLLHPRRVLEGVREGVEHGGNKSGIPTVNGSLVFDERYLGKPLVFCGTVGLLPTDVCGRPGWEKKAEPGDAVVMVGGRIGKDGIHGATFSSEELHEGSPATAVQIGDPITQRKMYDFLLKARDKGLYNAITDNGAGGLSSSVGEMAEDTGGCVLHIDRAPLKYDGLLPWEVLLSEAQERMTVAVPPAKLDEFLELAKRMDVEATALGEFTESGVFEVRYAGRTVALLDMAFLHDGVPQLHLEAVWKRPAFPDIRMEGAGGDEGAFLRKMLGRLNICSKEYIIRQYDHEVRGGSVIKPLVGALRDGPGDAAVLRPLLESDAGLVLSHGICPKFSDYDTYWMMANAMDEAIRNAVAVGGDPDALAGVDNFCWCDPVWTEANAEGRYKLAQLVRACWALRQFSLAFGLPCISGKDSMKNDYLGGGERISIPPTVLFSVIGVIRNVTAAQTSDFKREGDFIYLLGGTWREMAGSEAASELGLSGGLVPRVDAASALARYRGLHALMGQRALSACHDCSDGGLAVALAEMCIGGRLGADIDLDAVPALEPMSRFELLYSESASRLVVSVRPDLAPLLDALGMWQVCRRIGTVTGTGALTLKSGDSTVLAEKVDDLARAFKATLDW